atccagtccaccactgttGGACACTTAggtgattccatgactttgctattgtgaatagtgctgtgataaacttaatttccttttctaataTATAAGGCAAACAGTATTTACAGAGTTTAGTGAGAAATGTTCAGGGCGAACAAAAGGAATCTTGGGTCAATTTCCCAGGTGTCTGTCTATGGTACTTAGGTGGTCTTTTGTGCCACTTCTAATACGAAATGTACAGTATGAAGAACAGATATTGAAGAAAAGGAACTAAGTTTGAAATGATGACTTTAAATTACTGACCTAAAGGGATGTTTCACTACTCTAAATCTATTATAATAATTAGCATTCTATGAAGCACTTACATTTGATTATCTTATTTGAATTTTATGGAACCAAGTAATTGTTCTCACTTTGTGGATAAATAAGCTGAGTGTCAGAGAGGATAAGATACTTTACAAGTcacatggaaagaaacagaaatttgaCAGAAACACATGTGTTCTGACTCCAAGTTCTGAGAGCTTTTCACTTAGATTCATTCACACAATTTGGAAAGGTTTGTATCAACGGTAAAGACCAAAGGGTATTCCAGTTACCTCTAGCAAATGGAAAACTCAACTCACCAGAACATTTCTACCACTGAGCACACATTTTGCGTCACCTCCCTAATGCAGTAATGTCTTATAATAACTGTTTTATATCTGCATAAGACAGAATCTTACTTAGGAAACGTTAGGACAGAAATACTAATGCACACTGTGGCAGTCATTTTGCTCCCTAAACagttattttgaaaactgtattATTAAACCTATAGATTAGCTAACATGCTGTCAAATCTGTTTCTATACAAAgttttcactgtatttttcatGTGGAATTCTCTGTTTTAGAAtccagaataaaataattagaaaataaaaactttcctttTCTAAGAGTTCACTTACCTCTGTTTACCTTTGTGATCTACAGAGCCAGCTGAGAGTCTGTCAAGGGGAGACCCAAAACCAGAGAaactccttttcttctttgtctcaaTCACATCATTTTCTAGGGACACCAATTCATCAAGAAGCAAGAGCTTTGCTGTCAGATCAGTGGCTGATTTCTCTTCCCTGACTGTGGGTGTCGACTGCACATCTATGACTCCAGAATCAAAGACCTACAAGGTAAGGAAAGGTGATTCCATTCATTTAGACAAAGAGACTTcaagtatgtatatatgcatttgGCTTTTGCTACCGTTAGCTGACATTCTCATCatgtaacattttataattttttttcagacaaacttTTACACTTGTTGCCAAGGTTGgggtgcaacggtgtgatcttggctcactgcaatgtccacctcccgggttcaagtgattctcctgctttagcttcccagagagctgggagtacaggcgcccaccaccatgcctggccaattttttgtatttttagtagagacagggtttcaccgtgttggccaggctggtttcaaactcctgacctcaggtgatccaccagcctcggcctcccaaagtgctgggattacaggcatgagtcaccgtgcctggacttataatttcttatgaaGTTATTTCCCATAGAGACTGCTAGATCTTTGGGGACTGAAACACGTAGAAGAGGGGTAAaaccaagggaaaaaaacaagacaagaaaagaaaagaaaaactcctgGAATGCCTTTAACATTTAGCATATTTACCAATCATTTTGTAAGATTCTTTTCCAGCAACAATTTCATCCTTCCTTATCATTCCCATAGTGCTTTGCTATATACCTCTTTCATCATTGCACTTATTATTTTTTGCCTTGTGCCAGGTTGGttataatacatttgtatttgttATTAGGTTGAATCTTGAATCAATGCGTTTGTCTAATTAGTCtttcatttgatttatttcatgCTTCATCTCATATTTTGCTCATAGTTAGTATTCAGCAAATTtctgatgaatatttattaaatgaattccAAACCAAATCtcatgctattttctttttaccattcattcattatttactaACTCAAGCCATTACTAATCCACTATGTACTAGGTTCTGCATTGGACATGaaggatacaaaaataaaaatttagtctCTGTGTCTAAGCATCTCACATTCTCTATCTCTGTGATTTATCAACAAGTATTTGTGTCCGCAATGTGTCTGAGATATCCCAATAACTTTGTGTACCATGtcaattttcttgtttgtttcttacACATGTTGCCACTTTGCACTTCATCCAAGTCATAAATCTATAGCTGTTCAGTTTGTGAGGTCTGTCTTTTCCTCTCTGAGGCCCAATGATAGCATTTCTTAAATGCTCCTACTAACAATCTTTAGTCATTCTGTAGTCCCACAAATActgctttttctctaagattgtGAGAATATTCCCATGTGGGAAAAATTTTTA
The sequence above is drawn from the Rhinopithecus roxellana isolate Shanxi Qingling chromosome 1, ASM756505v1, whole genome shotgun sequence genome and encodes:
- the OSTN gene encoding osteocrin codes for the protein MLDWRLASAHFILAVTLTLWNSGKVLSVDVTTTEVFDSGVIDVQSTPTVREEKSATDLTAKLLLLDELVSLENDVIETKKKRSFSGFGSPLDRLSAGSVDHKGKQRKVVDHPKRRFGIPMDRIGRNRLSNSRG